CGGTTTACAATCCAGATGTTTCAGTAATTTCTGATAATCAAATGTCTGCTTATCACTCATAATTTCAATATGATGGAAATAATCCTGCAACCCAGAATTTCTAAGCTTTCTTTCCTGATCTAAAAGATCGCCTTTTGTAGCAACAACTAATCTATAATCGCTTTTCAGGTGTTTTAAAACCTCTGTTACACCATCCAGTAAAGCTATCGGCTGTTGTAAAAGTGACTGGCCAAGCGCAATAACTTTATTGACCAGTACTATACTTGCTTTATCATTTGATACCCTGCTTAATGTTTCTATCATACAAAGCATAAAACCTTTGACTCCATAGCCATAAAGAGCTAAGTTTTTCATCTCAGTCCTGAATAATTCCTGAGAGACTTCATGAACCGGTAAATAGGCTTCCAGTAACTGGCAAAATGCAAGCTCAGTTTCCTGAAAATAGGGCTCATTGACCCAAAGTGTGTCATCTGCGTCGAAAGCGATTACCTGAATTTGATTTTTGATCATTACTTTTGTTTTCAATTGCTGCAAAAGTAAAATACTTTAATTTTCTAAAAAGGACAATTGTCCCGAATCACCTATGTTAAGAACCAATACTGATTTATTAACCTTCATTGAGCATCTTTATACCCTTCAGGAAAGAAAAGAGGATATCATTCTGAGGTCTTTTAATAAAGGTGAAAGATTACTTGAACAGGATGTTAAGATCGGTAAAGTATTTATTATCAAGGAGGGGGTAACAAAATGCTACCTGACTGAAGAAAATGATAAAGAGTATCTGTTTGAGTTTTTGGGCAAGGGACAGATTATTGGTGAAATAGAAGCGCTGAAAAGCAGGGCATGTCTTTGTACTGTAGAAGCAATCAGTGCGGTGAGTGCCTATTGCTTATCTGCTTCTTTTTTTCTGTCTTTAGTAGATAAAAATCTTGAAATTAATAAAATACTGCTGCAAGAGTTGACTGACCGTATCTTGCATACCAGTAGCAGGGCTTCTTTTCAGCAATTATATTCTTTAGAACATGGACTTTCTAAATTGCTCCAGCTTCAGGAAAAGGAACAAATTGATTTGAGCAGGGATGATATGGCAGCTTATCTTGGTATCACTATCAGAAGTTTAAACAGGGCATTAAAACAACTGAAGAAAACTTAAGTCTTATTCAGGATAATACCCTGTGCTGATTTTAAGGCAGATGAACAGTTATCAATTCAATATTATTTTTAAACAAGGGAATGCGATCAGTGAATTCAAAAGCTTTATTGAATGATAAAATTGCCTTTTCCGATGAGGTTTTGAATGGTTTTTTAAGACGGATTAAAACACGGTCACCTTTTTCTATCGTGTACAAATCCTGTTTTGATCCTGAGATTTTTTCTATAGTGACAGCATCCTTCAAATGAGTTGAAGGAGATTCGCCGGGGTAAATGATATCCAGGTTATCCTTATTTATTTTTACAGAAAAACCGGAATGGTTGACTATAAATATTTCTGCATTTAAAGTATCACTTTCCTTATAACTTCTTAATCTGAAATTTACACCTGAAAGGGCAATTTCCTGATCACTTACATAAACAAATGGCGGTTGCTTAACTTGTTTTATACCGCTTAAATAAGCTTTCTGTTGCGTAGTGAAATCGGACTTCGTATTCAATGAGTAACTCGTGGTGTTAGCTTGATACTTGTTAAGATATGCTTTGTATTCAGCTGGTGCTAAAGTCGTGGTCATACTTGTTACTGCTAACTTATTGTCCTCCGTTTTATAGTTGATTATAAGGTTGTAAAGGGATTTGAAATATCCATTTCTACCCGTAAGTTGATATTCTTTGAGATTGTTTAATGGTTGGAATTTTAACGAAAGTTTTTTGTTCTCTCCTGGTTTCAACACTATTGATCCAGTACTTCCAGTTTTGGGTAATGTCCGGAGCCCTTCGGCTGTGGCTATTTCAATTTCACTAATCGTTAAGGCACTGCTGCCTGGATTACTGAGCTCAATATCAGCCCGCAATTCTTGTGTTTTGAGATCAGCAGCCAGGTAGAATCCGGCCGATATTTGCTCAGACTCCATATTGGCAGGTGTATAATTCAAATCCCCTTTGATCCTTTTAATTTCGGGATGATTTTTACAGGCAAAAAGTAAGGTGAGCAGGACTAAAGGAATGATTCTTTTCATAGATGTTTGATGTGTATCAGCTATTGAATGGAGCTCTTTTATATAGCAGAGATAAAAGCTGAAGCGGTTTAAACTATCAAACCGCTTCAGCTTCGGATGAAAAATGATGACTTGATTTACAGACCAGTAACTGACCAGATCGAATAAGCGTGTGGGGGAACCTGGATCAATACCCTTCCGTCAGCAGCAACAGTTGGCTCCCAATTCGATGCACCTGTATATTCTTTTATCTTTTTATTAGCCCAGTTAGAAGTTACCCACTGTTGCTGCCAGTTATCACTACCATTAAAATAGACAATTAAACCAGGAAGCGTACCGTATCCGTTTCTTCTGTCAATATACTGATCGGTAGCTGAGTATAAATTGGTTGTTGTTCCTCCAGCCAGGTTTTTATGGATCCAGATCAGGTTATTCATCCGGTTTTTGTCCAGCAGATTCTCGTAGTCTTTATAGAAAACACAAGGATATCCTTCGTGAGTCATGATATAAGCATAAGCGGAATACTTATTGGTGGTAATATCAGTATCATGGTTACTTACAAAAGTAACTGCCTTGGCTGCATTTCTCTTTAATAACATATCATCATTCAAACGTGTCAGGTCATTCGTGTCAAAGGCACTATGCATCGCATAAAAACAAGCAAAATCAAAAGCTGAAGAAGTTTGTTCAGTTGCATCTACCCAATTCTGTAAGTTTGCGGCATTACCATCCCATTCCTCACCAACAGCAAAAACAGCCGCAGGGCCACCTACACTGTTCACGAAATTTTTGACTACCCAGGCACCGTAGCCTTTTACGTAATCAAAACGAAATCCGTCAAAGTGAAGATTGTTTTTATAGAATTTGGACATGCTGTAAGAAGCATTATAGATCCAGTTAGAAACATTTGCTTTTTTATGGCAAAGGTCAGGGAATCCGGCAAAAGCACCTTCATCAGCAGCTTCGATATCGTTGGGGTGGAAATCATTATAAGTACGCTGGAATTTACCCGATAACGGCGTGAATTTAGTATAAGTACTGGTATTGGTATAAGGATTCGCTTCTAAAGTTCCTCCGCTACAATGATTGAGTACAATATCAGCATATACTTTTATACTATTGTTGTGCGCAGTAGTGATCAATTTACCAAGGCTCGTTGAATCACCAAACCTTGTCGGTTTTGTACCCATTTGCGTGTAACTGCCGAAATCAAAATAATCGTAAGGATCATAACCCATACTTGTTGCACCACCTTGTGCTTTAGTGGCAGGCGGAAGCCATATTGCGCCAATTCCTGCTGCTTTCCATGCCGGAATTTTGTCATTCAGTGTATTCCACCAGCCGCCCTGGGGAACGTCCCAGTAAAATGCCTGCATCATCACATCGCTTCCGGAACCCGTGGCTGCGTCAACTTGAATCTGTTTAAAATTGTCTGATGGGGCGGGGTCAGCGATTACTGACTTTTTGCAAGCAGAAAAGGAGAGAAAAAAGCCCATAAACAGGACAGTCTTCCCTAATAGGTAAGATGATTTTTTGTTCATACTATCTGGTTATTTATTTGGTTTTATGTTTTGCTCAATACCTGTCTCCCGACAAGCTCAATCTTATTCGGGAACGTTCCCGAACGGGAATAAAAATACAATTATTTATTTAATATGAACAAGATTGTTGATTTAAGTTTAATAAGTTATTGCTTAGGAAAGCTATTCTATTATCTTCGCTTTCATTGGTAATCCGTTTGTGTAAGCCTGGTATATAATGAAAGAAATAGCTGATCTTAAAACAAAAATAAAGCAATTGACAAAAGCAGACTTTGAGCAATTAAAAGTCGAAACTGAGAGCCAGGTTGCAGTATGGTTCTGGGCAACCAGTGATTTATATAATCCGGAACCATTTCATTATGAGAGCAATAACTGGGCAAGGGGACGTAAACTCAAAGGGGAACCGGCAAAAAAAGCGGAGCATCACCATTATGGTTTAAATGCTCAGGGTGAAATCATCGTTGAAAGGCAATACACCAGTTTTGAGCAATATTTCTATGAGCTGTTTTTTATCAGGACTCACGATACGATAACCCGCTATAGGTTTTCTTATGATAACAAGGAGATCGAACAGATTTCCCGGTTCTATTACGAGCAGAACCAGCTGACTCAACATATTACTGTAGCTGACAATCAATGCAAATGTGATTATGCAGTTTATTATTATAACAGCAATCAAAAGTTGATTGAAAAGAAATGCCATCTGGAATTTGATGATTTTGAAACAGACAGGAACCATGAATACAAATATGACCAGTTTGGCCTGCTGGAAACTATTACGGAAAACCGTGAAAGTATTATTTACCAGAAATCAGCTCAATCTATCAGTTTTAAACAGCTTACGGTTATGGCCGAAGACAGGCTATTTACGGTACTCCGGCAAAATATCCATCAGCATGCTATACCAGAAGAATTATATTGTTTGTATCTCTATTATGGGAATGCTCATTTGTTTCCGCCAGCTATAGCTTACGGCACTAAAGCTGAAAAAGACCATTGGCAGGTGCAAGGAACTAAGGCGAAATGGATCATCTGGAATCCTGCTGATTATCAATACAACATGGAAGTTAATATGGATGGGGAGACAGAGCGCTTTTTTGACCTTTATAACCAGGAAACAGAAATGCAGCAAAAATATGCAGCTGCAAAAAAAGCTATTATAAACGTGGTCATGAAGCTAAAAGATAGTTTGAATGAATTCACACTGAATAAAACAAGTGATTTTGTAATCATAGCAGCTGATGATGAACAAGCTGATTTAAAAAAGAACTTCAAAATATTGAATCCTGAACTTTTTGAACAATTCAGAAAAGATCTTCCATAGAATTCAAAAACATTTTAATTAAGCTGATGTTTAAACCTTTCACCTACAAAAGGGTAGCAATCAGCTTATGGAACCATTTAACATTAAAATCAAACACGGTAAAAAAGAAATTACCTTAACTATCCTGCCCGATGACAAGGGCTATTTTAAAGTAATTTATTTTGGAGGAATATTAGGAGCCATCTATTTTGACGGGCATAACTGGGAACAGGTTCCTCCAGCCGATGTTATCGCCGGAGATCTGCCAATGTATGAACCAGATCCAACAGGTGATGATCATGAAGATATCTCACTGACTGAATACCTGGTTGAACGCGCAGGCCGTGAAATTGACTTATACCATGATGAACATATCTGATGGACCTAATCTAAAATCTAATGGACTTAATGAGCAGGATATTTGGGGAGGGCAAGGACCTCAACGCATTAAATATGGGATGCCGTGCACTGGTGTTGTATTTCATAATGCTACTATTTATCAGGATTTCCGGTACCCGCACATTCGGTAAAAAGACTGCTTTTGATAATATCATTGTCATCACAATTGGTGCATTATTAAGCAGGGTAGTTGTGGGTGCATCTGCTTTTATGCCAACAGTTACCGCTGGTTTTGTACTGGTTATGTTGCATCGTGCTTTAGCATGGGCAAGTTTACATCACCAATGGGTTGATCGTATAATTAAAGGATCAGAAAGAATATTATATACACAAGGGCAAATTGACCAGCAAAATCTGGACAAGAGCCTGATGTCTAAAGGCGATCTGATGGAAAGTGTAAGAATAAACGGTAATCTCAATGACCTTGAAGCTATAAATGAGGCGCGTTTGGAGAGAACAGGGGAGATCAGCATCATCAAAAAAGAATAAATTTTATAAATAAAGAAAATATAGCCTCCATATTTTAGTTAATAAATAAATTTTAAACATTACTAATACTTATTAAATAAAATAAAAAGTATTAGTAATGTTTAAAATTTAATTATTAAGTTTGGTAAAGACAACTAAACCAGACTATTGCAGCTATGAATAATAGGGAACTATTAAGAGTTGATATTATTAAGCAACTATATTATAAAAATCCACTTTCGCTAACTGAGCTAAGTAAGCTGACTTCTAAAAGTTTACCACTGGTTACGAAAGTAGTGAATGACCTGGTTTCAGAAGGATATGTGCAGGAGCAGGGCCTTGGGCCTTCTACAGGAGGAAGAAGAGCCTCTTTATTTCTTTTGAATATCGAAAAACAGCGCTATGTTATTTCTGTAGCTACAGATCAGTTCACCGCCCGGTTGATTATCTACGATCTGGCTAATACGATCATTCTTCCAGTTAAAAAACTTGAACTCGATATCCTGGACGATGAAGAAGCAGTAGATAAACTCGTTTCATTCATTGCGGAAAATATTGCAGCTTCTGGCATAGACCAAAAAAAATTCCTGGGGATTGGAATTGGTATGCCCGGTTTTATCAGTGCAGAAGAGGGCGTAAACTATACGCATCTAAAAACTAAAGACGGTTCACATTTTGGTAAATATTTAACAGACAGGCTTAAGCTTCAGGTATTTATTGATAATGATTCACGCCTGATTGCTAATGCCGAGTTGTTTTTCGGTGCCGCAGTAGGGATGAAAGATGTAATGGTCGTTAATATTGGCTGGGGAACTGGTTTAGGTATGATTATCAACGGTCAACTATATAGGGGAAACAGCGGATATGCAGGTGAGTTCAGCCATATCCCTTTATCTACAACCAATATGTTATGCTCTTGTGGTAAACGCGGCTGTCTGGAAGTGGAAACCTCTCTGCTCGTGATGACACAGAAAGCTAAACTGGCTATGGAAGCAGGAGAAGCAACCAGTATGACCGAACTCTTTAAAGATGAAAGCAGGAATACAGGAGAGTTATTTTTAGAGGCTGCCCGTAACCACGACCCTTTAGCAGTTTCTATCCTTTCTGAAGCAGCCTTTCATATTGGAAAAGGAGTAGCCACCTTAATTCATATTATGAATCCCGAATGTATCGTCCTGAGTGGCAGGGGGGCAGCAGCGGGTAAAATATTACTACCACCCATACAACAAGCAATCAATGAATTCTGTATTCCAAGAATAGCTGCTCAAACCACAGTTGTACTTTCAGAATTAGCCGCGGATGCAGAATTACTGGCAGGAGCAAGCTTAGTCATTGAGCATTGTGAATTTGACTGATTTAACTTTTAATTCACATTAATAACTAATATAAAATAAAACTAAATCGAATTACTAACCTAAACCACACCAAACATGAGAAAAATTTACTTAAAGTATTTAAGTGTTTTTCTGTTAACCCTGTTGACAGTCAACGCTTTTGCACAAAAAACCCTTACTGGGACAGTAAGGGATGCTTCCGGCCCTGTGCCGGGAGTTAGTGTTTCGCTAAAAGGCACTTCCAAAGTTACCCAGACAGATGGCGCCGGAAGGTTTTCAATCACCGCCGGTTCAAATGATGTTTTGTCTTTTTCTGCGGTAGGTTACGCCAAACAGGAAGTCACTATTGGGAATCAAACCTCACTGAATGTTACCTTGACTGAAAGTGAAAACAGTCTGAATGAAGTTGTTGTAACTACCGCATTAGGGATTAAACGACAAGAAAAATCATTGGGCTATGCAGTAAGTACGGTCACAGCTAAACAATTAACAGAAGCTGGTAATACCAATTTTGCATCCGCTTTATATGGTAAAGCTGCCGGAGTAAAAATTACTACTGCGCCAGGTGGTGCGAGCAGTGCGGTCAACGTACAAATCCGTGGAATTAACTCTATCAGTTATAATCAACAACCTCTATATGTAGTAGATGGGGTAATGATTAGAAATGATGGTCAGAATGGAGCTGCGGGTGCTAACAACAATAACTATTGGGGAGATCAGCGGATCAGAGGAAACGGTATTTTAGATATCAATCCTGCGGATATTGAAAGTCTGACTATCTTAAAAGGAGCGAGTGCTTCTGCTTTATATGGTTCAGACGCTGGAAGTGGTGTGGTCGTAATTACTACTAAAAAAGGAATAAAAGGAAAAGGTCTTGGAATTGATTTTAATTACCAGGGATCAATTGATCAGGTTGCTTTTCTTCCGAATTTCCAGAATGTGTACGGCCCGGGTTATGACAGGGCTACTAACTTAGCGAATGCCGGGCGTGAAGATGGCTGGATTGCAGATCCAAGTTCACCAACAGGATTAAGACCATATTTCAGAGCTTACGCAAACTTTGGCCCTAAAATGGAAGGTCAGCAGGTGAAATGGTGGGATGGTTCAATCCGTTCTTATTCTCCGCAACCTGATAACTACAAAGACGTTTATCAGACAGGTTATACCTCAAACGCAAACGTGGCTATCTCAAACCAAAGCGAAGCGATCAATTACCGTTTCTCCGCATCGCGTCTGGATTATAAAGGTACACAACCAGGAAACACAGGTTCGAAGAACTCTTTCAACTTAAACTCTACGATTAAACTTGCGCCAAAACTTTCTGCCGATGTAATTGTGAGTTATGTAAATACGATTACCAAAAACAGACCTTATCAGTTAGGCCAGGTTTTAGGTTCATTTGGTGGTTTCTTCAGCCGTGCTGAAGATATGAACCTGATGAAAGAAAAATTCCAGACTAGTGATGGCTATAAATATGCACAGTTTAACCAACTGGATCGTCCAGAGCCATTCGTTTATAATATCAGAGCAACTAATTTGCTTGATTTCTACTGGCAGCAATTGAAAAACGAGTACGTTGAAAATGAGAATAGATTATTATCAAGTTTCACTTTAAACTATGATGTTGCTAAAAACCTGAAATTCAGAGGGCGTATTGGTAATGACTATACAGGTGCAAGAACAGAAAACCGTCAGTTTACTGAAGTTCCGATCGCATTAAATGGGAATACAAGTACTGGTGGATACACCACTACGCAAGGACAATATGCAATTTTGTATGGAGATGCTTTACTAACTTACTCCAATAAAATTGGTAAAGACCTGAATCTGTCAGTAAGTGGGGGTTACCAGGGTAGAAATGAAACTTATAAAGACCAGCAATCGAATACGAAAGATGGATTAGTTTCAAGAAACTGGTTTGCAATCAGCAACTCATTCAGTGTTCCTGAAACTTCTGACATCAGAAAACAACAATCGAAATATGCTTACCTTGGAATCTTAAACTTAGGCTACAAAGACTTCTTGTTCTTAGAAGGTACAGCACGTCAGGAATATGCATCTACACTGCCTCCGCAGAATAACAAATACTCTTACTATTCATTAAATGGTGGTTTCGTTTTCAGTGATGTAGTGAAATTACCGGGCTTCTGGAACTATGGTAAATTAAGAGCTTCTTATGGCGTGGTAGGTAATGCGCCACCGTTATATGAATCAAATATTGTTTATACACAAACCTCTCTTCAAACCATTAATGGTTCAGTTCCATCCTTAGTTACTGCTAATGCTTATGGAAATAATACTTTAATGCCAGAAAAGAAACACGAAGCTGAATTTGGTCTGGAAACCCGCTTTTTAGAAGGACGTCTTGGCTTGGATGTAAGTTATTACAATAACCGTGTTAAAAACCAGATCGTGCCACTACAAGTAAGTTCAACTGCTGGTGCAACCAGTCAGATTGTAAATGTGGGTGAAATTGGAAGCAGAGGATTTGAAGTCGCTTTAAATGCAACTCCTGTAAAAGCTGGTAAGTTCCGTTGGGATACACGTTTGAATTTCTCTTCTAATAAATCACGTGTAATTTCATTAATGCAGGGTATGTCTGAGTTGAATTTCTATTCTTCAGATCAGTCAACTGCTAAAATTGTAGCCAAAGCCGGTGAAGAATTGGGTAATATTTATGTACGCCCAAGAGCAACAGATTCCAAAGGCAATTATATCATCAATGATGATGGTTTATATGTAATGGATAACAGTACCTACGTTAAAGCTGGTAACATTATGCCAAAAGTTGTTGGCGGTTTCTCTAATACGATCAGCTATGGTAACTTCTCTCTGGACTTCACTATTGATGGCCGTTTCGGAGGAAAGATGCTTGCACCAAACCTTAAATTTATGCGCGGAGCAGGTATGCTGGAAAACTCTATGGAATTCAGAGATGCTGAACATGGTGGAATTGCTTACACCAGTAATGGTAAAACGTACAACGATGGGGTATTGTTACAAGGTGTAAACCAGACTACAGGCTTACCAAATACCAAAGTTGTTTCTGCTGCTGATTATTATATAAACACTTATAACTGGGGAGAAGGCTCTTTGACAGATGGAGAAATTTTTGATAACAGTTATATCAAAATGAGAGAAGTGGTATTAAGCTACAAGTTGCCAGCTTCGTTTACCAGTAAACTTAAAATCACCAACCTGAGAGTTTCATTGATTGGCCGTAACTTATTCTACATCTGGCGTACGCTGAAAGATTTAGATCCTGAAGCACCATTAGGAAATAAATGGTGGTCACAAGGAGTAGATGTAGGCTCTACAGCTGCATCAAGAAATTATGGTTTTTCTATAAGCGCGAATTTCTAATCGCATTAATTCAGAGATAAGATGAAAAAATTAATTATAAACATAAGCTTTGTTTTAGTTGCAGCGACGTCACTAGTGAGTTGCAAAAAAGCAATTGAAGATAAATTTTATAACCCGGAGAAAGCACGTGATGCAAGTTTGTCCGGACTTTTTACAGCCATGTTAAACAATGACAGGGTAGCTGCGAAATATTGGAATGTACGTACTTTTTTATGTCAGATGCCTGGCGTGTATGCACAAACTTCTTACTTCCCTAATGCAAATTCAGTTTACCAGCAGAGTGATGGCTATTCGCAAAACTATTGGGATGATTTTTATGCTACAGGTGGTAATGGAAGCGGAAGTATGGCACAGTACCGTTCTATGGAGACTAAATTCAAAACGCTTTCAGATACAGAAAAAGCAGCCCAGGCCACAATTATGCAGGCTGCGAAAGTAGTTTTGATAGAGCAGGCTGCAAAGATGGTAGACTTATGGGGGGATATTCCTTATAGCGAAGCCGGTAGTCTGGAAACAAGCAGTACAATTGTGAATGCTAAATTTGATGAGCAAAAAGCATTATATACCAGTTTCATCGCTGATCTGGCAACTGCTGGTGCTTACTTCAAAGCGAATCCGACCAATAAAGATTTTGCTAAAGCAGACATTTTGCTAAAAGGTGATGTCAATCTATGGGCACGTTATGCAAATTCTTTACGCTTAAGATTACTGATGCGTATTTCGAAAGTTGACGAAGGAACAGCCAGAACAGCTGTATTGGATATGTTAAACAACTCGGCTGCTTTTCCATTGATTGATGGTGGAAATAATCCTTCTTACAACCCGGGTGTATCTGATGTTTTACTACAACCTTTAACCAATAGCACCAGTGATTTAAGTGCAGCTTTTATGGAAGGCAGCTGGTATGCTACAGATTACATGTTAAACACGGTGATGTTGCCAGCGAACGACCCGCGTATTCCGGTAATTTATGATAAATACGGCAGAACAGTAAATGGTAAGTTTGTACCAAATGCAGGCTATAAAGCAATGCCGGTTACGATGACCGGATCAGATCAGGAAACTAAATTTGCAGATTATTCAGTACTTGATTCTGCTACCTTTCTTTATAACCAAAAATTACCGGGTATTGTAATCACAGCTTCTGAAGTCAATCTTTTGAAAGCTGAAGCCTATGAAAGATGGGGTAGCTCAGCCAGTGCGCAGACTGCTTATGGAAATGCCTTAAGACAATCCGTTACTTTTTATCACTACCTGAATAGTTTAAATCAGGGTGGTGGATATGTGAATGTTCCAGTTCCTGCCGCTGCTGATATTGATGCCTGGGTAAATACGTCTTCTGCTGCCTATACGGGTACTTCTGCAAATAAACTGGCTAATATTTATACTCAAAAATGGGTTCATTTAGGGGTACTTCAATCTACAGAAGCCTGGTCTGAGTACAGAAGAACAGGTTTTCCTGTCTTAACTTTCCCTTCAGATGGTAAATTATCTGGTTTTGATACTCCTCCAACCAGGTTAATTTATCCAGGTAAAGAAAAGATCCTGAATGCAGCAAATTATCAGGCTGTTCAAGCTAAGGATACGCGTAAAACCAAGATCTTCTGGCAACCGTAACCTA
The sequence above is drawn from the Pedobacter cryoconitis genome and encodes:
- a CDS encoding HAD family hydrolase — its product is MIKNQIQVIAFDADDTLWVNEPYFQETELAFCQLLEAYLPVHEVSQELFRTEMKNLALYGYGVKGFMLCMIETLSRVSNDKASIVLVNKVIALGQSLLQQPIALLDGVTEVLKHLKSDYRLVVATKGDLLDQERKLRNSGLQDYFHHIEIMSDKQTFDYQKLLKHLDCKPEHFLMLGNSIKSDILPVLELGGYAAHIPYHTTWAHEQITESLTHPNFLSLNTMTEIIEILKN
- a CDS encoding Crp/Fnr family transcriptional regulator, with the protein product MLRTNTDLLTFIEHLYTLQERKEDIILRSFNKGERLLEQDVKIGKVFIIKEGVTKCYLTEENDKEYLFEFLGKGQIIGEIEALKSRACLCTVEAISAVSAYCLSASFFLSLVDKNLEINKILLQELTDRILHTSSRASFQQLYSLEHGLSKLLQLQEKEQIDLSRDDMAAYLGITIRSLNRALKQLKKT
- a CDS encoding alpha-amylase, whose translation is MNKKSSYLLGKTVLFMGFFLSFSACKKSVIADPAPSDNFKQIQVDAATGSGSDVMMQAFYWDVPQGGWWNTLNDKIPAWKAAGIGAIWLPPATKAQGGATSMGYDPYDYFDFGSYTQMGTKPTRFGDSTSLGKLITTAHNNSIKVYADIVLNHCSGGTLEANPYTNTSTYTKFTPLSGKFQRTYNDFHPNDIEAADEGAFAGFPDLCHKKANVSNWIYNASYSMSKFYKNNLHFDGFRFDYVKGYGAWVVKNFVNSVGGPAAVFAVGEEWDGNAANLQNWVDATEQTSSAFDFACFYAMHSAFDTNDLTRLNDDMLLKRNAAKAVTFVSNHDTDITTNKYSAYAYIMTHEGYPCVFYKDYENLLDKNRMNNLIWIHKNLAGGTTTNLYSATDQYIDRRNGYGTLPGLIVYFNGSDNWQQQWVTSNWANKKIKEYTGASNWEPTVAADGRVLIQVPPHAYSIWSVTGL
- a CDS encoding DUF421 domain-containing protein; the encoded protein is MSRIFGEGKDLNALNMGCRALVLYFIMLLFIRISGTRTFGKKTAFDNIIVITIGALLSRVVVGASAFMPTVTAGFVLVMLHRALAWASLHHQWVDRIIKGSERILYTQGQIDQQNLDKSLMSKGDLMESVRINGNLNDLEAINEARLERTGEISIIKKE
- a CDS encoding ROK family protein, with translation MNNRELLRVDIIKQLYYKNPLSLTELSKLTSKSLPLVTKVVNDLVSEGYVQEQGLGPSTGGRRASLFLLNIEKQRYVISVATDQFTARLIIYDLANTIILPVKKLELDILDDEEAVDKLVSFIAENIAASGIDQKKFLGIGIGMPGFISAEEGVNYTHLKTKDGSHFGKYLTDRLKLQVFIDNDSRLIANAELFFGAAVGMKDVMVVNIGWGTGLGMIINGQLYRGNSGYAGEFSHIPLSTTNMLCSCGKRGCLEVETSLLVMTQKAKLAMEAGEATSMTELFKDESRNTGELFLEAARNHDPLAVSILSEAAFHIGKGVATLIHIMNPECIVLSGRGAAAGKILLPPIQQAINEFCIPRIAAQTTVVLSELAADAELLAGASLVIEHCEFD
- a CDS encoding SusC/RagA family TonB-linked outer membrane protein, whose translation is MRKIYLKYLSVFLLTLLTVNAFAQKTLTGTVRDASGPVPGVSVSLKGTSKVTQTDGAGRFSITAGSNDVLSFSAVGYAKQEVTIGNQTSLNVTLTESENSLNEVVVTTALGIKRQEKSLGYAVSTVTAKQLTEAGNTNFASALYGKAAGVKITTAPGGASSAVNVQIRGINSISYNQQPLYVVDGVMIRNDGQNGAAGANNNNYWGDQRIRGNGILDINPADIESLTILKGASASALYGSDAGSGVVVITTKKGIKGKGLGIDFNYQGSIDQVAFLPNFQNVYGPGYDRATNLANAGREDGWIADPSSPTGLRPYFRAYANFGPKMEGQQVKWWDGSIRSYSPQPDNYKDVYQTGYTSNANVAISNQSEAINYRFSASRLDYKGTQPGNTGSKNSFNLNSTIKLAPKLSADVIVSYVNTITKNRPYQLGQVLGSFGGFFSRAEDMNLMKEKFQTSDGYKYAQFNQLDRPEPFVYNIRATNLLDFYWQQLKNEYVENENRLLSSFTLNYDVAKNLKFRGRIGNDYTGARTENRQFTEVPIALNGNTSTGGYTTTQGQYAILYGDALLTYSNKIGKDLNLSVSGGYQGRNETYKDQQSNTKDGLVSRNWFAISNSFSVPETSDIRKQQSKYAYLGILNLGYKDFLFLEGTARQEYASTLPPQNNKYSYYSLNGGFVFSDVVKLPGFWNYGKLRASYGVVGNAPPLYESNIVYTQTSLQTINGSVPSLVTANAYGNNTLMPEKKHEAEFGLETRFLEGRLGLDVSYYNNRVKNQIVPLQVSSTAGATSQIVNVGEIGSRGFEVALNATPVKAGKFRWDTRLNFSSNKSRVISLMQGMSELNFYSSDQSTAKIVAKAGEELGNIYVRPRATDSKGNYIINDDGLYVMDNSTYVKAGNIMPKVVGGFSNTISYGNFSLDFTIDGRFGGKMLAPNLKFMRGAGMLENSMEFRDAEHGGIAYTSNGKTYNDGVLLQGVNQTTGLPNTKVVSAADYYINTYNWGEGSLTDGEIFDNSYIKMREVVLSYKLPASFTSKLKITNLRVSLIGRNLFYIWRTLKDLDPEAPLGNKWWSQGVDVGSTAASRNYGFSISANF
- a CDS encoding SusD/RagB family nutrient-binding outer membrane lipoprotein, with amino-acid sequence MKKLIINISFVLVAATSLVSCKKAIEDKFYNPEKARDASLSGLFTAMLNNDRVAAKYWNVRTFLCQMPGVYAQTSYFPNANSVYQQSDGYSQNYWDDFYATGGNGSGSMAQYRSMETKFKTLSDTEKAAQATIMQAAKVVLIEQAAKMVDLWGDIPYSEAGSLETSSTIVNAKFDEQKALYTSFIADLATAGAYFKANPTNKDFAKADILLKGDVNLWARYANSLRLRLLMRISKVDEGTARTAVLDMLNNSAAFPLIDGGNNPSYNPGVSDVLLQPLTNSTSDLSAAFMEGSWYATDYMLNTVMLPANDPRIPVIYDKYGRTVNGKFVPNAGYKAMPVTMTGSDQETKFADYSVLDSATFLYNQKLPGIVITASEVNLLKAEAYERWGSSASAQTAYGNALRQSVTFYHYLNSLNQGGGYVNVPVPAAADIDAWVNTSSAAYTGTSANKLANIYTQKWVHLGVLQSTEAWSEYRRTGFPVLTFPSDGKLSGFDTPPTRLIYPGKEKILNAANYQAVQAKDTRKTKIFWQP